The sequence below is a genomic window from Planktothrix tepida PCC 9214.
TTGCAGATTCAGGAGCATTATACAGATACAAGCGGCTATACTGAGCAGGTGTTTGCTATGTGCCATCTGTTGGGTTTTAAATTTGCTCCCCGAATGCGCGATTTACCTGATAAGAAACTTTACACTTTTGAACCTACTTCTTCCGAAGAGATTTTGTCACCTCTGTTAGGCGGGAAGATTAATGTGAAATTGATTTCTGAGTCTTGGGATGAGATTCTTCGGCTTGCTAG
It includes:
- a CDS encoding Tn3 family transposase translates to LQIQEHYTDTSGYTEQVFAMCHLLGFKFAPRMRDLPDKKLYTFEPTSSEEILSPLLGGKINVKLISESWDEILRLA